From Verrucomicrobia bacterium S94, the proteins below share one genomic window:
- the murG gene encoding undecaprenyldiphospho-muramoylpentapeptide beta-N-acetylglucosaminyltransferase, whose translation MGRKLKIGVACGGTGGHIFPGLATANELASRGHEVTLWLAGKDIEHESVKGWEGEIITIPAEGFQFGFSFRSVRTVFRLLKAYRLAVSRMKRKPPDVVLAMGSYASFGPVKAAGKLHIPYVLHEANLLPGRAVSMLAGKADTVAVSFEKTSYYLKHSNIVRTGMPLRREIQAASDRPRIPRAEDGPMRIMIMGGSRGAQVLNEQLPRSLALVAEKGVSLKVIHIAGLQDTEPIAAVYEKAGIEAEVYHFVQHMEEVYLNSDLAICRSGAATCAELAAFGVPALLIPYPHAVRDHQMGNARILQDSGAADVVAQEDISTTWLRDYIIRVSEKPGRLERMAIAMKKRGQSDAAQQLADLVEKVGGD comes from the coding sequence ATGGGGCGGAAATTGAAAATCGGGGTGGCATGCGGTGGTACGGGCGGACATATTTTTCCGGGCCTGGCCACGGCGAATGAACTGGCTTCGCGTGGGCACGAGGTGACGCTGTGGCTCGCCGGAAAAGACATTGAGCACGAGTCGGTCAAGGGCTGGGAGGGTGAAATCATCACTATTCCCGCTGAGGGATTTCAGTTCGGGTTTTCCTTTCGTAGTGTCCGGACCGTATTCCGGTTACTCAAGGCCTATCGGCTTGCTGTTTCCAGAATGAAACGTAAACCGCCGGATGTGGTTCTGGCGATGGGCAGCTATGCCTCCTTCGGACCGGTTAAGGCCGCAGGTAAACTGCATATCCCTTATGTTCTTCACGAAGCCAATCTGTTGCCGGGCCGTGCCGTTTCCATGCTGGCGGGAAAGGCTGATACGGTGGCGGTAAGTTTCGAAAAAACCAGCTATTACCTCAAACATTCCAATATCGTCCGTACCGGGATGCCGCTTCGGCGGGAAATTCAGGCCGCCAGTGACCGTCCGCGAATCCCCAGGGCGGAAGACGGCCCGATGCGCATCATGATTATGGGCGGAAGTCGCGGTGCGCAGGTGCTCAATGAGCAGCTTCCCCGTTCGCTGGCCTTGGTGGCTGAAAAAGGGGTGTCACTAAAAGTGATTCATATCGCCGGACTGCAGGATACCGAACCCATTGCCGCAGTTTATGAAAAAGCGGGAATTGAAGCCGAAGTTTATCATTTTGTGCAGCACATGGAGGAGGTCTATTTGAACAGTGATCTCGCCATCTGCCGGTCCGGCGCCGCAACCTGTGCTGAGCTGGCCGCTTTCGGGGTTCCGGCCCTGCTGATTCCCTATCCCCACGCTGTGCGTGATCATCAGATGGGCAATGCCCGGATTCTGCAGGATTCCGGGGCTGCTGATGTGGTGGCCCAGGAGGATATCAGTACCACCTGGCTGCGCGATTATATCATCCGCGTGTCTGAAAAACCCGGACGACTCGAGCGTATGGCCATTGCCATGAAAAAACGGGGACAGTCCGATGCGGCACAGCAGCTGGCCGACCTTGTTGAAAAAGTGGGTGGAGATTGA